A genomic region of Methanothermobacter thermautotrophicus str. Delta H contains the following coding sequences:
- a CDS encoding pseudomurein-binding repeat-containing protein, which produces MGSNVASAVEMADSSTEDMEAQNTNTTTENTTETAEQNTTQTQENTTTEQAHGAIWVKAYDMGKVNLSELKGKGISDVFLEQLAFNDERFRANLTSFLGNTSAQGIRVSAWVICLKDANGKWVDPTGRYAYNVTTTSKVTVKEPYKYYYTVTVKKAYTTYVKKWYKSWYKYRGKWRYTWKYRYVKKTSYRYVKETRYTIKYRTVTKTVTSTETRYGYNTSYAEQFIDNLTRRVLSYTSIPGVGGIHLDYIRYPGNAYQVPNSTATITGIVRRISEAVKSVNPGLLLSAALMPEKGSNAYYYGQNYTQLAEYLDVLVPMVYKGNYREDSSWIQNVTAYIKARSPGAQVWTGLQTYRSDSDVTPIPADELRGDIDSALRGGADGYALFRYGLIDKDFLGGIPSATTKPSAENSITASMIMDAASRVKAFVESNYRLPNYVSLGESQVTPAGFLYLLAEFLTGKDPVPGSFSEPSATTLKASGTIQKDEYLQIASQVLSYMSSTGTAPSQISSSAGPLSFNVLLYSLSKVVAFQEDNGRLPNYVTVDSSIFSGSYLASTANCQVTSTEIRSLAASITRGLTSVTARATAIFNWVRDNIDYSFYYNTRYGAVGTLKNRTGNCVDITHLLVALSRASGIAARYVHATCTFVSGNTYGHVWAQLYINGSWVNADASSNMNSLGVIKNWKSASIKGYYAELPF; this is translated from the coding sequence ATGGGCTCAAATGTGGCGTCTGCCGTTGAAATGGCAGACAGCAGCACAGAGGATATGGAGGCCCAGAACACAAACACAACAACGGAAAACACAACAGAAACAGCAGAGCAGAACACAACACAAACACAGGAAAACACAACAACAGAACAGGCACACGGCGCCATCTGGGTCAAGGCCTATGACATGGGAAAGGTCAACCTCAGTGAACTCAAAGGTAAGGGTATATCTGATGTTTTCCTTGAGCAGCTGGCCTTCAATGATGAACGCTTCAGAGCAAACCTCACCTCATTCCTCGGTAACACTTCAGCCCAGGGTATAAGGGTGAGTGCCTGGGTCATCTGCCTCAAGGATGCTAACGGCAAATGGGTTGACCCAACCGGCAGGTACGCCTACAATGTTACAACCACCAGCAAGGTCACAGTCAAGGAACCCTACAAGTACTATTACACTGTAACAGTGAAGAAGGCCTACACAACCTATGTGAAGAAGTGGTACAAGTCATGGTACAAGTACAGGGGTAAGTGGAGATACACCTGGAAGTACCGCTACGTTAAGAAAACCTCCTACAGGTACGTCAAGGAGACACGTTACACCATAAAGTACAGGACAGTTACAAAGACGGTTACCAGTACAGAGACAAGATACGGCTACAACACAAGCTATGCAGAGCAGTTCATTGATAACCTCACCCGGAGGGTGCTATCATACACCAGCATTCCAGGGGTTGGTGGTATCCACCTCGACTATATCCGGTACCCTGGAAACGCATACCAGGTGCCCAACTCAACAGCAACCATAACAGGGATAGTCAGGAGGATCAGTGAAGCCGTTAAATCTGTTAACCCCGGGCTTCTACTGTCGGCTGCCCTGATGCCAGAGAAGGGATCAAATGCCTACTACTATGGCCAGAACTACACCCAGCTTGCAGAGTATCTGGACGTCCTTGTGCCGATGGTCTACAAGGGTAACTACCGGGAGGATTCCTCATGGATACAGAATGTAACTGCCTACATCAAGGCCAGGAGCCCCGGTGCACAGGTGTGGACCGGACTTCAGACCTACAGATCCGACAGTGATGTGACGCCCATACCTGCAGATGAGCTCAGGGGAGATATAGATTCAGCCCTCCGTGGAGGAGCCGACGGATACGCCCTCTTCAGGTACGGGTTGATCGATAAAGACTTTCTGGGTGGGATACCATCCGCAACAACAAAGCCGTCTGCTGAAAATTCAATCACCGCATCGATGATCATGGATGCCGCCAGCAGGGTTAAGGCATTCGTTGAGTCAAATTACAGGCTCCCCAATTATGTTAGCCTCGGTGAGAGTCAGGTTACACCCGCCGGATTCCTCTACCTGCTGGCAGAGTTCCTCACAGGTAAGGATCCTGTACCTGGATCCTTCAGTGAACCATCAGCCACAACCCTTAAGGCTTCAGGGACAATCCAGAAGGATGAGTACCTGCAGATCGCGTCACAGGTCCTGAGCTACATGTCATCAACAGGCACTGCGCCGTCACAGATATCATCCAGTGCAGGGCCCCTGAGCTTCAACGTCCTCCTCTACAGCCTGTCAAAGGTTGTGGCATTCCAGGAGGATAATGGAAGGCTCCCCAACTATGTCACGGTTGACAGTTCCATATTCTCAGGCAGCTACCTGGCCTCAACAGCGAACTGCCAGGTTACAAGTACAGAGATAAGATCCCTTGCAGCAAGCATCACCAGGGGTCTGACCTCAGTTACTGCCAGGGCGACAGCGATATTCAACTGGGTGCGTGACAACATAGACTACAGCTTCTACTACAACACCAGGTACGGTGCAGTGGGCACACTCAAAAACAGGACAGGAAACTGTGTTGACATAACACACCTCCTGGTTGCCCTTTCAAGGGCCTCAGGCATAGCAGCCAGGTATGTGCATGCCACATGCACATTCGTCTCAGGGAACACCTACGGCCATGTCTGGGCACAGCTCTACATAAATGGTTCCTGGGTTAACGCTGACGCATCAAGCAACATGAACTCCCTTGGAGTCATAAAGAACTGGAAGAGCGCCAGTATAAAGGGCTACTACGCGGAACTGCCATTTTAA